In Gracilibacillus salitolerans, the sequence TTTCATTTAACAAAGGTAGTAGCGACTGACTATACACTAGCAGCTAGAACTTATGTTTATCGGATTGATACAAAAGAATGGGATGAATCCTTTATTCAAAAATGTGGCTTAGATAAGGAACTTTTTCCAGAAGTCAAAGCGAGTTATGAGCCAGTCGGTGAAGTTAGTGAGGGATTCGATGACTATGGAATCAAAGAAGGTACTCCTGTAATAGTAGCGGGTCATGATCATGTATGTGCAGCATTAGCTGTAGGTGTGGTAACTCCTCAAGTGGTACTTGATTCGATAGGTACTGCAGAAACATTAGTTGGCTCTGTTGCAGAACGGACTATTACAGAAGAGGATTATCGATCAGGTTTAAATTTTGGGGTTCATGTTTTGCCTAATCGTTTATTTTGGATGGGGGCCATTCAATCCTCAGGTGGATCGATAGAATGGCTTCGTAACCTTTTAGCAGATGATAAGCTATCATATGACAGATTACTATATTTGCTAGAAGGTGTTGATCATCAGCCTACTGGGATTTTGTATTTCCCATATATAACAGGCAGTGGAGTACCAATGCCTGATACAGATGTTAATGGAGCATTTATTGGGCTTAAAGCTTCTCATAGTAAAGAAGATGTAATAAAAGCTGTGTTAGAAGGTTTGTCATATGAATTTGAATGGATGAGAAACACTGTAGAAAAAATCCTGTCAACAAAACTCGACCAAATTACTTCAGTTGGTGGTGGGACGAAAAATAGGCATTGGATGCAATTAAAATCGAATGTGTCGAATTGCCCCATAACCATCCCTGAAATAAATGAGGCGACCTTGATGGGAGCCGCAATGTTAGCTGGACTAGCAAAAGGAATCTATCAAGATGAAGCAGACATGTTAGATGTCATTGACCAAATCAAAAAAGAAGAGATTCAACCAAACTCATCTTTATATAAGAAGTATAAAAATGTTTATCAAAACGGCTATCTGAAATTGCAAGACCCGATAAGGCAAATATACACAAATAATGAATAAACAAAGAGAGGATTTATTACCATGAAAACTTACAAATTATCTAATGTTATAACATTAAAACAAGCGCTAGAACAAGCTGAAAAGAGAAATTACGCAATCGGATCATTTTCACCTCGTTATACGGATATGATATTGCCAATTCTTCGAGCAGGACAAAAAAAGAATTCACCAATTATTGTACAAATTTCTCAAAAAGAACTAGAACGTTATGGAGTATCACCATATGAAATAGGGGAAGTTTTCTATAGAAAAATGCAAGAAGAAAACATTACCGTTCCTACTGTTTTACACTTAGACCATACAAAGGACTTTGAGGTAATCGAACAGGCTATTGAAGCAGGTTTTACTTCTGTGATGATTGATGCTTCGGAACATCCATTTGACAATAATGTTGTGATTAGTAAAAAAGTCGCTGAGTATGCTCACTCAAAAGGTGTTTCTGTAGAAGCAGAATTAGGAATGATTGGAACTACTGATTTTGTCGAAACAGATAAAGATGAAGAGCTTTATACAGACCCAGATGAAGCGCTTGAGTTTGTTAATCAAACAAAAGTAGATGCATTGGCTGTTTCCGTGGGAACGGCTCACGGTGTATATAATGTAAGAAAACCAACAGTAGATCTCGAGAGGCTAAAAGCTATTAGAGCACTTACACCTGTACATCTTGTATTACATGGGGGATCTGGTGTACCTTCTGAAATGATTCAAGCCGCTATGGAAATTCCGGGTGGCGGTGTTAGTAAAGTGAATATAGCAACAGATCTAGAGTTAAGTCTTTTGGGAGCGATAGGTCGTGAAGAACGTATGACAAATGCAGAATGTAAAGCATTGTCTGAAGATCTTAAAGCAAAAGGCCAAGCAGCTGTT encodes:
- a CDS encoding class II fructose-bisphosphate aldolase, which gives rise to MKTYKLSNVITLKQALEQAEKRNYAIGSFSPRYTDMILPILRAGQKKNSPIIVQISQKELERYGVSPYEIGEVFYRKMQEENITVPTVLHLDHTKDFEVIEQAIEAGFTSVMIDASEHPFDNNVVISKKVAEYAHSKGVSVEAELGMIGTTDFVETDKDEELYTDPDEALEFVNQTKVDALAVSVGTAHGVYNVRKPTVDLERLKAIRALTPVHLVLHGGSGVPSEMIQAAMEIPGGGVSKVNIATDLELSLLGAIGREERMTNAECKALSEDLKAKGQAAVQKTVEDKMENFLLSANKVDSFKY
- a CDS encoding FGGY-family carbohydrate kinase, translating into MSLLGIDIGTTNLKVGLFNRDGNLIDVRTAPNRVYYDKHSFPYYEPAVLVESVIGLIKELQEQSTHEIETIGITSMAESGLLVNQETGEYISPILPWFDRRTNKIADQLRLEIDEIDRFKKTGIKHSYKHGLAKILWLKEAGYQIKKGVKWLSTADLIAFHLTKVVATDYTLAARTYVYRIDTKEWDESFIQKCGLDKELFPEVKASYEPVGEVSEGFDDYGIKEGTPVIVAGHDHVCAALAVGVVTPQVVLDSIGTAETLVGSVAERTITEEDYRSGLNFGVHVLPNRLFWMGAIQSSGGSIEWLRNLLADDKLSYDRLLYLLEGVDHQPTGILYFPYITGSGVPMPDTDVNGAFIGLKASHSKEDVIKAVLEGLSYEFEWMRNTVEKILSTKLDQITSVGGGTKNRHWMQLKSNVSNCPITIPEINEATLMGAAMLAGLAKGIYQDEADMLDVIDQIKKEEIQPNSSLYKKYKNVYQNGYLKLQDPIRQIYTNNE